GTGTAGAGGAGTTTGTCGTCGGCGATGCCGTTGCCCACGGCGTTGGCGAGCGTGACGGTGCCCGCCTGGGCGGCGCTGAGGATGCCCGGGCAGCCGATCACCGAATCGGGCCGGAAGTGCAGCGGATCGAGGAAGTCGTCGTCGAGCCGTCGGTATACGACATGCACCGGCATCTCGCCCCGCGTGGTCCGCATCCAGACACGGTTGTTCCGGCAGGCGAGATCGTGTCCCTCGACCAGCTGCACCCCCATCAGCCGTGCCAGCAGGGCGTGTTCGAAGTAGGCGGCGTTGCTGGGGCCGGGCGTGAGGACGACGACCCTCGGGTCGCCGACCCCGTCGGGCGCGGCGGCGCGCAGGGCCGCCAGAAGTCTCTGCGCGTAGCCGTCCACGGGGACGACGTGCTGTTCGGCGAAGAGGGACGGAAAGATCCTGGTCATCGCGCGCCGGTTCTCGATGACGTACGAGACCCCGGACGGCACGCGGACGTTGTCCTCCAGGACCCGGAAGTCCCCGGCCTCGTCCCGTACGAGATCGATGCCGGCGACGTGGATCCGTACGCCGCCGGGTGGCTCGATCCCGTGCGCCGCCCGGTGGAAATGGGGGGAGTTGAGCAGGAGACGCCAGGGCACGACCCCGTCCTCGAAGGCGCGGCCGGGCCCGTAGGCGTCGGAGAGGTAGGCCTCCAGGGCCCTCACCCGTTGGGAGACACCCCGTTGGACGAGGTCCCATTCGAGGGCGTCGAGGATCCTGGGGACCAGGTCCAGCGGCCAGGGGCGCTCCTCGCCCGCGAAGGCGTAGGTCACGCCACGGTCGGTGAACGCGCGGGCCATCTGGTCGGCCCGGAAGCGCAGTTCACCCGGTTCGATCGGCTGCAGGGCGGCCAGTACCGGCTCATAGGCGGTCCTGACTTCACCCGGCCGCTCAAACATCTCGTCCCACGCATCGGCCAACGCGTACGCGTCAAATATGTCCGCCATGGCCCGACGGTAGGTGCGGTACGTAACGTACCGATCACTCGACGATTTCCGGCAGCTCACGCGATCCGGACAGGGGCGGCGGAGCCCTGGCCGGACGAGGAGTGTCCGGCCAGGGCGGGCCAGGACGCCGTGTCGTCCCGGTGAACCGGGTCCACCCTGGCACCGGGTCGCGCACCCCGACCACCGTCATCTTGTTGCAGAGCGCCGTGCGGAGGTGGGGATATTTCCGTACGTACATGGGCGAGAGGGGGCGTGCGAAGGGCGCAGCCGTGTTGCGATGGCGGTCGGGTCCGCGCATAGTTGCGCTGCGGACGGCGCGGAGCGTCACCGTGCCGCAGTGTGAAGCGTTGTGCCAGGGAACGGTGCGCGGCGTCGCAGCGCCGAGGCTGTGGGGCGTCGCACTGCGGGAGGATGCCGGAGCCGGTGGGCGGGAGCCAGGGGTGGGAGATGGCCGGGCACGGGACGGACAGGCATCCGCACGGCGCTGACCGACTGTGCGAGACCGGGGACCGCGTGTATTCCCGGGCGGTGCGGCGCGGGCGGGTGCCGCGCGCGGACGCGGAAGCGGTGCCCTGTCTGCTGGAGTTGGCGTTGCTGCACCCCGACCCCGACGACATGGGGTGGCTGGTGCCGACCTCGCCGCAGGAGGTCATGACACGGCTGCTGCGGGGCGTGTACGAGGAAATCAGCGCCAGCCAGGCGCGCGTGGGCGACGCGGTGGCGGCGTTCGAGTGGTACGCCGGGCTCGGCGGGCGCGTCCAGGCGCCGGGCGAGGGCGTGGCGATCCGAGTCCTGGACGGGCTGCCCCGGATCCGGGCCGCGATGGACGAGGCGACCGAGGCGTGCGCGACCGAGGTGCTCACCGTGCAGCCCGGCGGTATCCGCCGCGAGGACGAACTCTCCGAGGGACTGCACCGGGCGCTGGAGATGCGCCGGCGGGGCGTGCGGATGCGCGACCTGTACACGCACGTGGCCCGGCACGGCCAGGGCCTGCACAACTACATGGAGCTGATGGGCGACGCGGCGGAGGCCCGCACCCTCGACGAAGTCGTCGAGCGCCTCATCCTCTTCGACCGCAAGGTGGCCTTCATCCCGGCGAACGCGGACCGCACGATCGCCCTGGAACTGCGCCACCCCGCCCTCGTCGACTACCTGGTCACGGTCTTCGAGCGGCTGTGGCGCCTGGCGATCCCGCTCGCGGCGCCGCTCCCGGAGACCGGCATCGACGGCATCACCCACCGCGAGCGGTCCATCGCCGCGCTGCTGGCGGAGGGACACCAGGACGCGGTGGTCGCGGAGCGGCTGGGTATCAGCGTCCGCACCTGCCGGGCCCACATCGCACGTCTCTCGGAGACCCTGGGCGCCGCGAGCCGTACCCAGTTGGGTGTCAGGATCGCGCAGGCGGGTCTGGACGGACCGCAGCGCGCTGCGGAACTGCTGCCGCTCAGTGATCCGGGTCGAGAATCCCCGACCGCCCGATGAGGTAGCCGAGCTGGGCCCGGCTCTCGCTGCCGAGGGTGACGGCGAGTTTGGCGATGTGGACGCGGGCGGTGCGGACGTTCATGCCGAGGCGGTCGGCGATCACGGTGTCCGTGTGCCCTTCGACGAGCAGGGCGGCTATGGCGCGTTGGCGGGGGGTGATGCCGTTGTGGGACGGGCGCTGGACGGCTTCGGGGTACATGGGCGTGGCCAGGCGCC
This portion of the Streptomyces mirabilis genome encodes:
- a CDS encoding circularly permuted type 2 ATP-grasp protein — protein: MADIFDAYALADAWDEMFERPGEVRTAYEPVLAALQPIEPGELRFRADQMARAFTDRGVTYAFAGEERPWPLDLVPRILDALEWDLVQRGVSQRVRALEAYLSDAYGPGRAFEDGVVPWRLLLNSPHFHRAAHGIEPPGGVRIHVAGIDLVRDEAGDFRVLEDNVRVPSGVSYVIENRRAMTRIFPSLFAEQHVVPVDGYAQRLLAALRAAAPDGVGDPRVVVLTPGPSNAAYFEHALLARLMGVQLVEGHDLACRNNRVWMRTTRGEMPVHVVYRRLDDDFLDPLHFRPDSVIGCPGILSAAQAGTVTLANAVGNGIADDKLLYTYVPDLIRYYLGEEPVLPNVESYRPDEPGQLEAVLDQIDQLVIKPVDGAGGQGIVIGPKADRDTLERTRAAVAADPRGWIAQRPVALSTSPTLAGDRMAPRHIDLRPFAVNDGTDVWVLPGGLTRVALQEGNLIVNSSQGGGSKDTWVLAEGPAELPRVLDFARTEETSIAEDADGGGTAWDVVPRQLGPDGARGVVQEGAQQQ
- a CDS encoding helix-turn-helix transcriptional regulator, with translation MAGHGTDRHPHGADRLCETGDRVYSRAVRRGRVPRADAEAVPCLLELALLHPDPDDMGWLVPTSPQEVMTRLLRGVYEEISASQARVGDAVAAFEWYAGLGGRVQAPGEGVAIRVLDGLPRIRAAMDEATEACATEVLTVQPGGIRREDELSEGLHRALEMRRRGVRMRDLYTHVARHGQGLHNYMELMGDAAEARTLDEVVERLILFDRKVAFIPANADRTIALELRHPALVDYLVTVFERLWRLAIPLAAPLPETGIDGITHRERSIAALLAEGHQDAVVAERLGISVRTCRAHIARLSETLGAASRTQLGVRIAQAGLDGPQRAAELLPLSDPGRESPTAR